TTTCTACTTCGGAAAACTATTTCCAAATGCATCGTAGGATAAACTACCCTGCACCCCTTTCAAGAGCTCAACAATTTCAAGCAGTTATTTTTATCCTCCTTTTCTTCAGCGCCAAAGTTCTACACGCTCTACCGCAAACCATGAGCAAATACGCGTGTGTGGGGTGCAGCATGTGCTACATTTAATCATGTGCGTATCATGTATCCGCATTTATATTACTTTAGCATgtctaaataataaataacatcAGCGTTTCTTATGACCTACAGAGCTTTAACGATACACAATAATCAACCAGACGAAGAATATACTAAATACATATTGTTCCGTATACCCGTTCATTTCGCTAACCCGTCTATCAACCGTCCGCACTCTTAAACATCCAAATTTTTTTGGTACTTTTGTTGAGCGTAGGACGTGACCCGAAAATGTTAATTGCACTGCACAGCTTGTACCCGAGCTTGGCGTAAAATGCTTGCTGGTCGATGGTGGAAAGGTAAATTTTCTTCATATGCAAATTATCGAAACAATGTTTTTCCACCTCCTGCATCAGGAGCCGCCCAATGCCTTGGCCGCGACGTTCGCGTGCCACAACGACGCTTTCTACAAACACGGCGTCCCGATCCGCCGGGATGGGAGACAGTTTGGCATGGGCCAGTACGattgtttcacttttcacacCCGTCGTAAGTACAAAGCTAGTCGGTAGCGTTTCCTTCGACGACTCCAAACTCCAGAGCCGAGCCGTGTACGAACGGGGCCATTCAGCGTTAATCAGTGCAATGCATTGATCCATCAGCTCCCGGTGCTTATGGATCGGAACCACTCGGTATGGTTCGGTAGGTAAGGGTTGAGGTGGAAGCGTCATGGTTGAATAAACGCGGCACACAGTCCAGCGGCTGGAGCAAATCTGAAACAATAGGCCAAAGGTTGTATTGGATGCGCTGGAAGCAAAGCCAataccaaaactaaaaatgcTTTACTTACACACGGGTTTTTCTTAGGAAAGGAAGAAGGATATTCCCACGGTATGCGAACGGCGCTACATCACAGATTCATATGGTTTCTAAAAATAATTGTACGCACCTTCCCGTGTGCCCTGAGGCCCGGCCATACACTTTCCTGTGAATTGAAATCGATGAAATCGTCTAAAATTATTACCCAATATTCGCCCGTTTTGCAACGGTTACGGTTACCATCAATACACAATCAGGGCACAAGAGcaggtttgtgtgttttgctgcgCGGAACAAATACACTACATTCGATGCAGCATGGACGGACGGGTCAAAACTGCGGCtactgaaatgaaaaaagaaaaacacacgcacactaaacattcataacaaaacaaatgcagcTGGCCAGTGAGCCGCAGTTATGAAATGTCAGACATGTATGTTGCGTGTATGGCATGTCGGCGTAGAACCAGACGCAGGACACATTTCTTCACAATAAGCACATGAGTGCGAAAAACTACTGATCAATGGTTTtgataaacattttattaacACATTAAAAATGCTTATAAATTCATATTCATCTAACGCTTGCCAGCGTTGTACTTTAGGCTTGTGGGACAGAACCAATGTTTTCGTTGTAGTATAAACTCTAGAGATCAGATGTATTTGAATGAGaaaattcatcaaacaaacaattcttcGTATTTCTCGGATACTGTACTAACTAGTTTCTAGAACGTggataatttgaattttaaccgaaccaacaaaaaatctaaactaCCACAGAGATGCaagaaaagtattttaaaattaaattgcattcAATTTTCAAGATAGCTGCAATTTACTTTATTAACCAGTGCTGCGTCAAGTTACCGCAACTACATTTAATATCCGTACTTTTCATTTAACGAGGTTCTACCATCACCAGTCTGACCGGATGGCGGTACCCATTCGACATTTTTATCCTCGCTTGCCATCTCTACCGTATCGTCAATATCGACATTTTCGCGAGTTTTCTGACCTCTAAGACGGGTCCGTTTTTTCTTACTATCAGCAATAGACGTGCTGTCGCCATGGCCACCAGCACCTGCAGCTTCGGATACAACTTTCGGCTCTGCACTCGCCGCCAACGATCGTTTCCCCAAATTGTGTTTACTGCTGCTCGGCTCTCCTAACTTTTCTTGCTTTAAACGATTAATTGTGTCATTGCTACTTGCAACATTGTCGTCCTGAGGTTGTTTGGGAGACTTTTCTAGCACTGGAACGATTGAAGAAGCTGGCTCTGCCGGTGGAGGATCGAGATCAGCATCCTTTTCAGCCTTAATACTTGATTCCCGGATGCCGAAAGTGTTGCTGAGCTTGGTTCGCTTACCGAACAGTGGCAACATTTGCCGCTTGGTATCGGAGGTACTCGGCTTATTCATTCCAATCTTGTCCAGATCGACCGGCTTTGTCACTTCGATGAGCTTCTTTATCTTTTTAAGCTCGCTGTTTAGCTTCACTTGCTTCTGGCGCAGCCGTCGAATTTCAAACTTGTCCACGGTTGTGTCTTTAGCGAGATTGCTTAGAAACTTTtccacgtcgtcgtcgttctcTGGCAAGTGTGTTTCCTGTTTTATCAGGCGAGCATTTTGTATTTTACATTCATTGGCCTCCAGACAGTCGAGAATGAGAGCTTCCTTATGGATCTGTAAAGATGTggcttattatttttcttttattttaactaAATGCTCAGACACAATCGAAGAAGTATCCTGTTAGCCTTACCAAATCTGCAAATGTATGTGTTTGCGGATTCATTGCTGCTTGTTTCCGCTCTCGCCGTTCCTCGACTGCTCCCGTCCGATCCATaaaatcgtcatcatcatctgaaTCCGATTGCTTCCGGAAACGTCGCCGCGGttctgaacaaaaaaaaaaggtttttattgTTGAGTCTGTGTCCCAGAGAATAAATCGAGCATTTTGCCTACTTACCATGATTTGCCTGTCGCAATTTACCGTACCGATCTAGTATGCGACACGCTTCCATAGCACACTGGATGAcagcttccttctttttgccCTTGTGCGTTGCCTCGGCTACGAGCGGTTGCCCATCAGGACCGTCTATCGGCAGCTCCACCTTGCAACGGTACGTGCCCGCCGATAGCTCCTCAACGTTGTAATCCAGTTCGTGGCCTTCCCGTTCAAAGTAGCCGCGCAACGTTTTCTTTGGGTCGTTCAGAAAAAGCTCTTCGTTGTTTGATGATGCGTACGGATTTTCGGTCAGATCGGTTTCCTCATCGGCGTCCTCCGCCATACCCCATGTGATGCCTTGCTCTTCCTTCAGCTTTTCAACGCGTTCCTGTTCTTTGCGCGTAATTTCATCGATCTCTTCACGTAATTCTACCTGCTTCTGTCGGCGAACTTTCATCTCCGTGATGGTGACATTGCGCGACGATTCCTCGTCATCTTCGGAAGGCCCTTGGAAGATGTAGGTACGCGAACTCGACCCTAGCTTTATCATGTACCCGACTCGAACACGAACGTACGTGCGTACCgggatttgttgtttgtttaaaaacgTACCATGCGTACTGTTCAGATCGTACAGATACCAACCCGGTTCGATCGATGCATGTGCCGGACGATTTGATTCTTCCATCTCCTCCTCCTGATCCTTCTTTGCCGCAGCCGTACTATCTGTGCCTCGGTACTGGAGGATGGCGTGATACCGGGATATGGTCGGATGGGCCATATTCACGTCACAGTTCGGCAAACGgccaaacaaccaaaacgGTTTATGCTGTAGCTGTTTAATCTCTTCGATGATGACGCCGTTTTTTTCCACCTCGAAGCTGTACTCTTGCGCCGGGTCACATTTGCGGGACCATCTTGGTTCTTTGTACGGTACGGGAGGAATTTCTACCGTGTTTTGTTCGAATTGTTCCACGCTTTGTGGTTCAGCCGTGGTCGGTGGCGGTATGTTTACTTTCGGAACCGACGCTGGCAACACCGGTTTTCGGAGCTTTGTTAACAGCTTTTCGTCAACGCTCGGTACCTTGAAGGCTCCACTTTCTGCCATTTTGCACCTTACCAACGGACAACTTGGAAAACCGGAAAGGTAATGTTTTCCCGATTCCGGAGAAAAAAAGTACTATGCAGCTTAATTGCGCCGGAATGCTTCCCTTCAGAAAACAATACACAGCgagcaagaaaacaacactCGTCGTCCGTTTGTTTAAACGCCAGTGACAGTTGAAATCTGACAGACAAGATGGCGttaaagaaagagagagggagagagatgaACAATGTGTGGTGtctatttcaattttatattttgttttcaattaaaagcaACATCGCAACATATTATCAATTATAGTGCTTTGGTTTGCATTTAATGTTTTTCCATGTAAAGCATAAGTTTGCAAAAGCAATTTAATGGTGTTGGATGTGGATTGTAATTTGACCCGTGAGTCCGCACACTGTGACAAAAGCGATCGTGCACGCAGCCTGCAGTAGGATATTTGCTGGAGCAGAAGAGCCAGTCAGCAAGCGGGGTAAAAAGTGAAACTACACCGATCAAGTGATGAACTATCCAGAAGCAAGTGTTAAGATAATAAACTTTCCGTGAAAACTATTCTCCAATGTGTGCACCAGTGTGATCGTACCCTGTACAAATTTCACCGAGGAAGCTAGTGAACAGAAGCTTTGTAACAGCGAAATGGTGCTACGTTTTCAGCTATGCAGTAGTGTACGCCTTTGATGATTGAAGCATCAGCTTTACAGCAAAACTGTAAAGAAAGCTACAGTAAGGTAAGCTGCGCACTGTTGGCATAACATTATTGAAGCCAAATGGGCACTGTGTAACGTTTAAAAAGCGAAGCATGTTGCCGTTCTGTGCATCATACAGTTGCAGGACCAAAATGCCCATACGAATGTGCCACTAACAAAGAGAATCTTGGTCGCCAGTGTTCGCGTTTTATCGTGCTATGGAATTGGGTCCAATAAATGTCAATAGGCGCGTATGGTGTCGTGAAAATCGAACGCCATGAACTCTGGCAGAAGCAAGAAGCGATGATCGTGTGAAatcgttgtgttttattttctcatgcATTTCCATGCGTATCGATCGGGGTGCTTCCTCACTTTattatgtttggttttttttcttttgat
This genomic window from Anopheles maculipalpis chromosome 2RL, idAnoMacuDA_375_x, whole genome shotgun sequence contains:
- the LOC126559239 gene encoding N-alpha-acetyltransferase 80-like — protein: MTLPPQPLPTEPYRVVPIHKHRELMDQCIALINAEWPRSYTARLWSLESSKETLPTSFVLTTGVKSETIVLAHAKLSPIPADRDAVFVESVVVARERRGQGIGRLLMQEVEKHCFDNLHMKKIYLSTIDQQAFYAKLGYKLCSAINIFGSRPTLNKSTKKIWMFKSADG
- the LOC126559763 gene encoding kanadaptin; amino-acid sequence: MAESGAFKVPSVDEKLLTKLRKPVLPASVPKVNIPPPTTAEPQSVEQFEQNTVEIPPVPYKEPRWSRKCDPAQEYSFEVEKNGVIIEEIKQLQHKPFWLFGRLPNCDVNMAHPTISRYHAILQYRGTDSTAAAKKDQEEEMEESNRPAHASIEPGWYLYDLNSTHGTFLNKQQIPVRTYVRVRVGYMIKLGSSSRTYIFQGPSEDDEESSRNVTITEMKVRRQKQVELREEIDEITRKEQERVEKLKEEQGITWGMAEDADEETDLTENPYASSNNEELFLNDPKKTLRGYFEREGHELDYNVEELSAGTYRCKVELPIDGPDGQPLVAEATHKGKKKEAVIQCAMEACRILDRYGKLRQANHEPRRRFRKQSDSDDDDDFMDRTGAVEERRERKQAAMNPQTHTFADLIHKEALILDCLEANECKIQNARLIKQETHLPENDDDVEKFLSNLAKDTTVDKFEIRRLRQKQVKLNSELKKIKKLIEVTKPVDLDKIGMNKPSTSDTKRQMLPLFGKRTKLSNTFGIRESSIKAEKDADLDPPPAEPASSIVPVLEKSPKQPQDDNVASSNDTINRLKQEKLGEPSSSKHNLGKRSLAASAEPKVVSEAAGAGGHGDSTSIADSKKKRTRLRGQKTRENVDIDDTVEMASEDKNVEWVPPSGQTGDGRTSLNEKYGY